One genomic segment of uncultured Desulfobacter sp. includes these proteins:
- a CDS encoding efflux RND transporter permease subunit, translating to MKALGKWSVEHRVTVNLVMVFLIVAGMFTAINMKREMFPQFSLDMISISVEYPGASPEDVEEGICIKIEEQLKSIEDIKTMYSSAVEGYAEVTLELDAGTDITDKLNEVRTEIDLIDSFPTQAEDPVVVEIKNNEPAIYVAVYGDVGERILKQTADKIRDDLVEFDEISLAELMGVREYEISVEISEENLRKFSLSFDDVVRAVGTGSLELPGGLVKTPGGEFLIRAKGKRYTGAEYEQIPLVTRTDGTVVRLGDVARVVDGFEDQDLQSRFNGQPAAMVMVERTSSQDTIAISNRVLDYIENARDDLPQGIRLGHWYNIANMVQDRIDLLLKNGIQGIVLVFVVLALFLDLGLAFWVASGIPITFMGAFLFLEYIGASVNMLSLFGFIMTLGILVDDAIIVGENVYTHYAAGKTAKQAVMAAMEQVGGPVVMAVTTTIVAFAPLMFITGIMGKFIAVMPQSVICILVISLIEAFFILPAHLEGTLSHPSDGGHRPKIYKRLFFWIRWIKTDIAYIHGILRIRMEKGMNRVIYAYYLPILRYCIKNRYFTLVLGVGCLIISLGLIAGGHVPYTFFPKTDSDWMLSEIIYPLGTPFETTQDTIKQIENGAFKLNDYFRDRVEDKKDLVVNTFSLVGVIPRRDWKEGISGGHCGEAWIEILPAAKRPDILASEVAAKWREFSGDFLGTEQSSFTIIGGGPGGNPIEIRLHGSELPQMEAAAQVLKQEIASYPGTFDITDDFRSGKMEKQIYIRPGAESLGVTMADIATQLRQGYYGDEVLKIQRGKDDIKVMVRYSKQERETESSIDRFRIRTKDNQEIPLNQVARIETQRGYATIKRVDRHRVITVTSNLDEDIANARNIVKDLSKTFLPDMIKRFPGVDYDLEGQAKRSKESMDSLIKGFIVAAMIVFLLLASQFRSYSQPFIIMTAIPFGLIGAIVGHLIMGLDITMISIFGIVALSGVVVNDSLILIDFVNVEVAKGTGVFEAVVKSGETRFRPVILTSFTTVAGLAPLLTETSFQAKFLIPMAVSISFGLVVATVLTLIFVPTLYAVIREWAQLLTGGQDIQKEG from the coding sequence ATGAAAGCCCTTGGCAAATGGTCAGTGGAACACCGGGTTACTGTGAACCTGGTCATGGTGTTTCTGATCGTGGCCGGGATGTTCACGGCCATAAATATGAAACGGGAGATGTTTCCGCAATTCTCTTTGGATATGATCAGTATCTCCGTGGAATATCCGGGGGCTTCCCCCGAGGATGTGGAAGAGGGCATCTGCATCAAAATTGAAGAGCAGCTCAAAAGCATTGAAGATATTAAAACCATGTATTCCTCCGCAGTTGAAGGCTATGCGGAGGTGACGCTGGAACTTGATGCCGGAACGGACATCACCGACAAGCTCAACGAGGTCAGAACCGAGATTGATCTGATTGATTCTTTCCCCACCCAGGCCGAAGATCCTGTGGTGGTTGAGATTAAAAACAATGAGCCGGCTATTTATGTGGCTGTTTACGGTGATGTGGGGGAACGAATCCTTAAGCAGACTGCCGACAAAATCAGGGATGACCTGGTGGAATTTGATGAGATCTCCCTGGCAGAACTTATGGGCGTCCGGGAGTATGAGATCTCAGTGGAAATTTCCGAAGAAAATCTGCGCAAATTCTCCCTCTCCTTTGATGATGTGGTACGCGCCGTGGGTACGGGGAGCCTTGAATTACCTGGCGGACTGGTTAAAACCCCCGGTGGCGAGTTTTTAATACGGGCCAAAGGCAAACGGTATACCGGTGCTGAATATGAACAGATTCCTTTGGTGACAAGGACTGACGGCACTGTGGTCCGGCTCGGAGATGTGGCCCGGGTAGTGGACGGGTTTGAGGACCAGGACCTTCAATCCCGGTTTAACGGGCAGCCGGCTGCCATGGTGATGGTGGAGCGTACCAGTTCCCAGGACACCATTGCCATTTCCAACCGGGTTCTTGACTATATTGAAAATGCCCGGGATGATCTGCCCCAAGGGATACGTCTTGGACACTGGTACAATATAGCGAATATGGTCCAGGACCGCATTGATCTCTTGCTCAAAAACGGAATCCAGGGCATTGTTCTGGTGTTTGTGGTGCTGGCCCTGTTTTTGGATTTAGGCCTCGCCTTCTGGGTAGCTTCGGGAATTCCCATTACCTTCATGGGGGCGTTTCTTTTTCTGGAATACATTGGGGCGTCAGTGAATATGCTCTCTTTGTTCGGGTTTATCATGACCTTGGGTATTCTTGTGGATGACGCCATTATTGTGGGGGAGAATGTCTATACCCATTACGCTGCCGGTAAAACAGCCAAGCAGGCTGTCATGGCAGCCATGGAGCAGGTGGGGGGACCTGTGGTTATGGCCGTGACCACCACAATTGTAGCGTTTGCGCCTTTAATGTTTATCACCGGCATCATGGGAAAGTTCATTGCTGTCATGCCCCAGTCCGTGATCTGCATTCTTGTCATATCTCTTATAGAAGCCTTTTTTATCCTTCCGGCTCACCTGGAAGGTACCCTGTCCCACCCATCGGATGGAGGTCACAGGCCAAAGATTTATAAAAGGCTGTTTTTTTGGATTCGCTGGATCAAAACAGATATCGCTTATATTCATGGCATTCTGAGAATCCGGATGGAAAAAGGAATGAACCGCGTCATCTACGCCTATTATCTTCCAATACTGCGTTATTGTATTAAAAACAGATATTTTACCCTGGTGCTGGGTGTGGGATGCCTGATCATAAGTTTAGGACTGATCGCCGGTGGGCATGTACCGTATACCTTTTTCCCGAAAACTGATTCCGACTGGATGCTTTCAGAAATTATATACCCCTTGGGTACCCCATTTGAAACCACCCAGGATACCATTAAACAGATTGAGAACGGTGCCTTTAAACTCAACGATTATTTCAGAGACCGGGTTGAGGATAAAAAAGATCTGGTTGTAAATACGTTTTCCCTGGTCGGGGTCATACCACGCCGGGACTGGAAAGAAGGAATATCGGGCGGGCATTGCGGTGAAGCCTGGATCGAAATTTTACCGGCTGCAAAGCGTCCGGATATTTTAGCTTCGGAGGTTGCCGCCAAATGGCGGGAATTCTCCGGTGATTTTCTCGGGACGGAACAGTCCTCATTTACCATTATTGGTGGCGGTCCCGGGGGGAACCCCATTGAGATCCGTCTACACGGCAGTGAGCTTCCCCAAATGGAAGCGGCAGCTCAGGTTCTTAAGCAGGAGATTGCATCCTATCCGGGAACCTTTGACATCACCGATGATTTCAGGTCTGGAAAAATGGAAAAACAGATCTATATCCGGCCGGGTGCTGAGTCTTTAGGCGTGACCATGGCCGACATCGCCACCCAGCTTCGTCAGGGCTATTACGGTGACGAGGTTCTTAAAATCCAGCGGGGAAAAGATGATATCAAGGTCATGGTCCGGTATTCCAAGCAGGAACGGGAAACCGAATCCAGCATAGACCGGTTTCGCATCCGGACAAAAGATAACCAAGAAATACCCTTGAACCAGGTGGCCCGGATAGAGACCCAAAGGGGATACGCCACAATTAAGCGTGTGGACAGGCACAGGGTGATTACGGTGACTTCCAATCTTGATGAGGACATTGCCAATGCCCGGAATATTGTAAAGGACTTAAGTAAAACTTTTTTGCCTGACATGATCAAGCGCTTTCCCGGGGTTGACTACGACCTTGAAGGCCAGGCCAAGCGCAGCAAGGAGTCCATGGACAGCCTGATAAAAGGGTTTATTGTGGCCGCCATGATTGTTTTTTTGCTTTTAGCAAGCCAGTTTCGCTCCTACAGCCAGCCATTTATCATCATGACCGCGATTCCCTTTGGCCTGATTGGGGCCATTGTGGGGCATTTGATAATGGGTCTGGATATTACCATGATTTCGATTTTCGGAATCGTGGCGCTGTCCGGCGTTGTGGTTAACGACTCCTTGATTCTTATTGATTTTGTCAATGTTGAAGTAGCCAAGGGAACAGGCGTGTTTGAGGCTGTGGTCAAGTCCGGTGAAACCCGGTTCCGCCCGGTAATTTTAACTTCTTTCACTACCGTGGCAGGCCTTGCCCCGCTCTTAACGGAAACAAGCTTCCAGGCCAAATTTCTTATTCCCATGGCCGTAAGTATCAGTTTCGGTTTGGTTGTCGCCACAGTGCTGACCTTGATTTTTGTACCGACACTGTATGCAGTGATTCGTGAATGGGCTCAGTTGTTAACAGGCGGGCAGGATATACAAAAAGAAGGGTAA
- a CDS encoding methyltransferase domain-containing protein, whose product MNNIFTEQFWMDAWVYDVAGKDTLVVHKGYSTAEYWDNASVTYNTNKDEIKSRHTIRALTALREKGLLFEGMRVLDIGCGTGMMALALAQEGAWVTAIDFSAGMLDRFKSEIPKDLNKQITLVQEDWLQLDIRQKRWEKAFDLVVAFMSPAVANPKAFSKMIQCAAKGCAIRGWAARRQPQVLKDLWEMIMNRPLDDKPQSILYKINLLFSMGLYPDVYFDVVEWDQIVSVETEAENQISFFTKVTGKSAGNIRPVIHSYLQSRAGNGQIEKKQKGLTATAVFLVDPLI is encoded by the coding sequence ATGAATAATATTTTTACCGAGCAGTTTTGGATGGATGCCTGGGTCTATGATGTGGCAGGCAAAGATACGCTTGTCGTGCATAAGGGTTATTCAACCGCAGAGTACTGGGACAATGCTTCGGTAACGTATAATACGAACAAAGATGAAATTAAAAGTCGACATACGATTCGTGCTCTGACAGCGCTTAGGGAAAAGGGGCTGCTGTTTGAGGGCATGCGTGTCCTGGACATTGGCTGCGGTACCGGTATGATGGCTTTAGCCCTGGCACAGGAAGGGGCATGGGTTACGGCCATTGATTTTTCTGCAGGTATGCTTGACCGGTTTAAATCAGAGATCCCCAAAGACTTAAACAAGCAAATCACCCTTGTGCAGGAAGACTGGCTCCAGCTGGATATCCGGCAAAAAAGGTGGGAAAAGGCCTTTGATCTGGTCGTGGCATTTATGTCACCGGCTGTGGCCAACCCAAAGGCATTTTCAAAAATGATCCAATGTGCGGCAAAAGGATGCGCAATCAGGGGGTGGGCTGCCCGGCGTCAGCCGCAAGTGCTCAAGGACCTTTGGGAAATGATCATGAACCGTCCTTTGGACGATAAGCCACAAAGCATTCTTTATAAAATTAATCTGCTGTTTTCCATGGGCCTGTATCCCGACGTTTATTTTGACGTGGTGGAATGGGATCAAATCGTTTCCGTGGAAACCGAAGCGGAAAACCAAATCTCTTTTTTTACAAAAGTTACTGGGAAATCTGCCGGAAATATCCGGCCTGTGATTCATTCATATCTGCAGAGCCGGGCAGGAAATGGACAAATTGAAAAAAAGCAGAAGGGATTGACCGCAACTGCTGTTTTTCTGGTTGATCCTTTGATTTAA
- a CDS encoding metal-dependent transcriptional regulator: MTKSLDLSESLEDYLETILQLQTTNTVARSKDIAERLDIKRGSVTGMLKKLAAQELINYEPYGYVTLTAKGEKIAKEIEKRHIMLKDFLIRFIGVEEQKADDTACRMEHAMDTSTFKKFQAFIQSMDDGPHREDN; the protein is encoded by the coding sequence ATGACCAAATCACTTGACCTGTCCGAAAGCTTGGAAGACTATCTTGAAACCATACTTCAACTTCAAACAACCAATACGGTTGCCCGGTCAAAGGATATCGCCGAACGGCTTGATATCAAGCGCGGATCCGTCACCGGGATGCTCAAAAAGCTGGCGGCCCAGGAACTAATCAATTACGAACCCTACGGCTATGTCACCCTGACAGCTAAAGGTGAAAAAATAGCAAAAGAAATTGAAAAACGCCATATTATGTTAAAAGATTTTTTAATCCGCTTTATCGGCGTGGAGGAACAAAAGGCTGACGACACCGCCTGCCGCATGGAGCATGCCATGGATACATCCACATTTAAAAAATTCCAGGCCTTTATTCAATCCATGGACGACGGCCCTCACCGGGAAGACAATTAA
- the lon gene encoding endopeptidase La encodes MSDDSKPITPEIVTEDEEEKKNNSELITQNTKPTFLYLVPITGRPHLPAQVQPLFVNKKRWEETLAKSAKENQGLLGLTYFSEVKGKYVYKEDFPKIGCVVRMLNLQEVDGNLQFIAQGLERFKIKKFLSDKPPFVAEVEYFPESKEDEDKIKAYAITIISNIKQLLSLNPLYSEELKQYLNRFSPDQPSPLTDFAAGITTASGDDLQDILETESLLDRMKKVMMLLQKELEIAKLQTKIQKDINTKVDDNKRKFFLNEQLKAIQKELGIQKDDKTSDVDKFKERFEELDPPEHVIKRFAEEIEKLSVLETGSSEYGVTRNYLDWVTSFPWGVYSQDNIDIERAEKVLDRDHSGLSDVKERIIEFFAAGVYKKDISGSIILFVGPPGVGKTSIGKSIAEALGRKFYRFSLGGMRDEAEIKGHRRTYVGALPGKLVQALKDTAVANPVIMLDEVDKIGISYQGDPASALLEVLDPEQNSAFLDHYLDLRIDLSKVLFICTANTLDTIPPPLLDRMDRINLSGYITSEKLEIARKHLWPKLLKRNKLNASIITITDPTIRHLIEGYAREAGVRNLEKSLNKIIRKSIVKILKEKKERIQINIKSLEELLGPPIFTEEKQMTGVGIVTGLAWTAMGGATLSIEAVKVHDKNAGFKLTGKLGDVMQESASIALSHVRSSSKSYGISDDYFDEAFIHIHVPEGATPKDGPSAGITIATAIVSLASNRQVKGLLAMTGELTLTGDVLPVGGIKEKIIAARRVGIKEIILPHGCTSDFKKLPDHIKEGIEFHFVKKYKEVYKIVFG; translated from the coding sequence ATGAGCGATGATTCCAAACCCATTACGCCAGAGATTGTAACAGAAGATGAAGAGGAAAAGAAAAACAATAGCGAACTAATTACCCAGAATACAAAGCCTACATTTTTGTATCTTGTCCCCATAACCGGACGTCCCCACCTGCCGGCACAGGTCCAGCCTTTATTTGTCAACAAGAAGCGTTGGGAAGAAACTTTGGCCAAGTCGGCCAAGGAGAACCAGGGGCTTTTAGGGTTGACCTATTTTAGTGAAGTCAAGGGAAAGTATGTATATAAAGAAGATTTTCCCAAGATCGGATGCGTTGTACGCATGCTCAACCTCCAGGAAGTGGATGGCAATCTGCAGTTCATTGCCCAGGGCCTGGAACGGTTTAAAATTAAAAAATTTCTGTCTGACAAGCCGCCCTTTGTGGCAGAAGTGGAATATTTTCCTGAATCCAAGGAAGATGAAGATAAGATCAAGGCCTATGCTATTACGATTATTTCAAATATCAAGCAGCTTTTATCCTTGAATCCTTTGTATTCGGAAGAACTCAAACAATATCTGAATCGTTTTTCACCGGACCAGCCGTCACCCTTGACTGATTTTGCGGCGGGCATTACCACGGCTTCCGGAGATGATCTGCAGGATATCCTTGAAACCGAATCCCTTCTGGACCGGATGAAAAAGGTGATGATGCTTCTGCAAAAGGAGCTTGAGATCGCCAAGCTGCAAACAAAAATCCAGAAGGACATCAACACCAAGGTGGATGATAATAAACGCAAGTTTTTTCTCAACGAGCAGCTTAAGGCCATCCAGAAAGAGCTTGGTATTCAAAAGGATGACAAAACCTCTGATGTGGATAAGTTCAAGGAGCGGTTTGAGGAACTTGACCCGCCGGAACATGTGATCAAACGCTTTGCCGAAGAAATTGAAAAACTGTCCGTGCTGGAAACCGGATCTTCGGAATACGGGGTGACCCGTAACTATCTGGACTGGGTCACCTCTTTTCCCTGGGGGGTGTATTCCCAAGACAATATTGATATAGAGCGGGCCGAAAAAGTACTTGACCGGGATCATTCCGGGCTCTCCGATGTCAAGGAACGGATCATCGAGTTCTTTGCCGCAGGCGTGTATAAAAAAGATATTTCAGGGTCCATCATTTTGTTTGTGGGACCGCCCGGTGTGGGGAAAACCTCCATTGGCAAGTCCATTGCCGAAGCCCTGGGCCGAAAGTTTTATCGGTTTTCTTTAGGGGGGATGCGCGACGAGGCCGAGATTAAGGGGCATCGACGCACTTATGTGGGGGCTTTGCCCGGCAAATTGGTCCAGGCCCTGAAAGATACGGCCGTGGCAAACCCTGTGATTATGCTTGATGAGGTTGATAAGATAGGTATCTCCTACCAGGGAGATCCTGCTTCGGCATTGCTGGAAGTCCTGGATCCCGAGCAGAATTCAGCATTTTTAGATCATTATCTGGATCTTCGCATTGATCTGTCAAAGGTGCTGTTTATCTGTACGGCCAATACCCTGGACACCATCCCGCCTCCCTTGCTGGATCGTATGGACCGTATTAATTTAAGCGGGTATATTACCTCCGAAAAGCTGGAAATTGCAAGAAAGCATCTATGGCCCAAGCTTTTAAAGCGAAATAAGCTCAATGCTTCCATCATTACCATCACGGATCCTACCATTCGGCATCTCATTGAGGGCTATGCCCGGGAAGCCGGGGTTCGTAACCTTGAAAAGTCTTTGAACAAGATCATCCGCAAAAGTATTGTCAAGATTTTAAAGGAGAAAAAAGAGAGGATCCAGATCAACATCAAGTCCCTGGAAGAGCTGCTGGGACCGCCCATATTTACCGAGGAAAAGCAGATGACGGGGGTCGGCATTGTGACAGGTCTTGCCTGGACCGCCATGGGCGGAGCCACGTTGTCCATTGAGGCGGTGAAGGTGCATGACAAAAATGCCGGGTTCAAGCTGACCGGAAAGCTTGGGGACGTGATGCAGGAATCCGCCTCCATTGCGCTTTCCCATGTGCGTTCGTCATCAAAAAGTTACGGTATCAGTGATGACTACTTTGACGAGGCTTTTATTCATATCCATGTGCCCGAAGGGGCTACGCCCAAGGACGGTCCGAGTGCCGGCATAACCATTGCCACTGCCATTGTGTCCTTGGCGTCGAACCGGCAGGTCAAGGGACTTTTGGCCATGACCGGCGAGCTTACACTTACAGGCGATGTTCTGCCCGTGGGCGGAATCAAGGAAAAAATCATTGCTGCCCGGCGGGTGGGTATCAAAGAGATCATTCTGCCCCATGGGTGTACCAGTGATTTTAAGAAACTGCCCGATCATATTAAAGAGGGCATTGAGTTTCATTTTGTTAAAAAATATAAAGAGGTCTACAAGATAGTTTTTGGGTAG
- a CDS encoding adenosine kinase encodes MPSNTITGIGSALVDVLINDTDEFLQKFNKKKGGMTYATADEQQAIISASSQVPVIVPGGAACNTILGVGKLGGAARFIGARGKDDYGDIFENEVRECRVEPVLSYFDTPTGKVLSVVTPDAQRSMFTDLGASSLLDPAAVTSQMFSDTAIALVEGYLLFNRDLMMAAVKAAKAAGALVALDLASFEVVNASKDILQDLVKEYVDILIANEDEASAYTGESNESTALKKLSDNVEYAVLKVGSRGSYVHHNNSVTRIEPVKGNAPVDTTGAGDLWAAGFLYGIANDLPIEKSGQLGSICGYEVCQVMGAQIPGPVWEKIRATV; translated from the coding sequence ATGCCTTCCAATACCATCACAGGAATCGGCTCTGCCCTAGTGGATGTTCTTATTAACGATACCGATGAATTCTTACAAAAATTTAACAAAAAAAAAGGCGGAATGACCTATGCCACGGCAGATGAACAGCAGGCCATCATATCAGCTTCGTCCCAGGTGCCGGTGATTGTGCCCGGCGGGGCTGCCTGTAACACCATTCTAGGTGTGGGCAAGCTTGGCGGTGCAGCCAGGTTCATCGGGGCCAGGGGCAAAGATGATTACGGAGATATTTTTGAAAACGAGGTCCGGGAGTGCCGGGTGGAGCCTGTGCTCAGTTACTTTGACACCCCCACAGGCAAGGTATTATCCGTTGTAACACCGGACGCCCAGCGTTCCATGTTCACGGATCTTGGTGCGTCAAGTCTGCTGGACCCTGCCGCCGTTACCAGTCAGATGTTTTCAGACACGGCCATCGCCCTTGTGGAAGGCTACCTGCTGTTTAACCGCGACCTGATGATGGCTGCGGTCAAAGCGGCCAAAGCGGCCGGTGCCTTGGTGGCCCTGGATCTGGCAAGCTTTGAGGTGGTCAATGCATCCAAAGATATTCTGCAGGATTTGGTCAAGGAATATGTGGATATCCTTATTGCCAACGAGGACGAGGCAAGTGCCTATACCGGGGAATCAAATGAAAGTACCGCTCTTAAAAAACTGTCCGACAACGTTGAATATGCCGTTTTAAAAGTGGGAAGCCGTGGCAGCTATGTTCACCACAACAATTCAGTCACCCGCATTGAGCCGGTAAAAGGCAATGCGCCGGTTGATACCACAGGTGCCGGGGATTTGTGGGCCGCCGGCTTTTTATACGGCATTGCCAACGACCTTCCCATCGAAAAAAGCGGTCAGTTAGGATCAATATGCGGATATGAGGTGTGCCAGGTCATGGGTGCCCAGATTCCGGGTCCGGTATGGGAAAAAATCAGGGCAACGGTATAA
- the metK gene encoding methionine adenosyltransferase → MSENKSFLFTSESVTEGHPDKVADAISDSILDAIMTEDKKCRVACETLVTTGLAMVAGEITTDCYVDIPEVVRTTIKDIGYNSSNMGFDWKTCAVITTIDHQSADIAQGVNEGDGLYKEQGAGDQGLMFGYATNETEELMPMPIVYAHKLTKRLAQVRKNGALDFLRPDGKSQVSIEYVDGVPNRVDTVVVSTQHSPDISYADLKAAVIKEVIKKVIPEDMMDGDTRFFINPTGRFVVGGPMGDCGVTGRKIIVDTYGGQGSHGGGCFSGKDPSKVDRSASYMGRYVAKNLVAAGLADKCEVQIAYAIGVAEPVSMMVDFMGTGKISESKAGDIVKEVFDLRPSGIITELDLLRPIYRKTSSYGHFGRKDPDFYWERTTKADQIRSLAGL, encoded by the coding sequence ATGTCAGAAAATAAATCTTTTCTGTTTACATCCGAATCTGTGACCGAAGGCCATCCTGACAAGGTGGCAGATGCCATCTCAGACAGCATTCTCGATGCCATCATGACCGAAGACAAGAAGTGTCGTGTGGCCTGTGAGACACTTGTTACCACAGGGCTTGCGATGGTGGCAGGTGAAATTACAACCGACTGCTATGTGGATATTCCCGAAGTGGTCAGAACCACCATCAAGGACATTGGCTACAACTCTTCAAATATGGGCTTTGACTGGAAGACGTGCGCTGTGATCACCACTATTGATCATCAGAGCGCTGACATTGCCCAGGGGGTAAATGAGGGTGACGGACTTTACAAAGAACAGGGTGCCGGTGACCAGGGCCTGATGTTCGGTTATGCTACCAATGAGACCGAAGAGTTGATGCCCATGCCCATCGTCTATGCCCATAAGCTGACCAAGCGGTTGGCCCAGGTCAGGAAGAACGGTGCCCTCGACTTTCTGCGTCCTGACGGAAAATCACAGGTCAGCATCGAATATGTCGATGGCGTGCCCAACCGGGTTGACACAGTGGTTGTCTCCACCCAGCACTCACCGGATATTTCCTATGCGGATCTTAAGGCGGCCGTAATCAAGGAAGTGATTAAAAAGGTGATCCCTGAAGATATGATGGACGGTGACACCCGGTTTTTCATCAACCCCACCGGCCGTTTTGTTGTGGGCGGACCTATGGGTGACTGTGGTGTGACAGGGCGTAAAATCATCGTAGACACTTACGGCGGCCAGGGCAGTCACGGCGGCGGCTGTTTCTCAGGAAAAGATCCTTCCAAGGTTGACCGTTCCGCCTCTTATATGGGCCGGTATGTGGCCAAGAATTTGGTGGCAGCAGGGCTTGCGGATAAATGCGAAGTACAGATCGCCTATGCCATCGGCGTGGCCGAACCTGTATCCATGATGGTGGATTTCATGGGAACCGGAAAGATTTCCGAATCAAAAGCGGGTGACATTGTCAAAGAGGTATTTGACCTGAGGCCGTCAGGAATTATCACCGAGCTGGACCTACTGCGTCCCATTTACAGAAAAACATCTTCCTACGGGCACTTTGGACGCAAAGACCCGGATTTTTATTGGGAAAGAACCACTAAGGCCGACCAGATCAGGTCTCTTGCAGGGTTATAA
- the ahcY gene encoding adenosylhomocysteinase, whose amino-acid sequence MSQKEDNECISLDLSLPYKVKDIGLAEAGHKDMQLSEKEMPGLMAIREKYGPEKPLKGLKIMGSLHMTIQTAMLIDTLYELGADLRWATCNIFSTQDHAAAAIADKGTAAVFAWKGETLEEFWWCTEQALTWPDGSGPDLIVDDGGDATLFVHQGVKAETDPSIFDNEVGSLDERCLMDRLQVSYNQDKQRWTNIAKKIRGVSEETTTGVHRLYHLASAGELLFPAINVNDSVTKSKFDNLYGCRESLADGIKRATDVMLAGKTVVVAGYGDVGKGCADSMKGYGAIVLITEIDPICALQAAMEGFEVVTMDEAVKRGDIFVTATGNYHVITGEHIAQMKDESIICNIGHFDSEIEMSFLDNHPNAEKITIKPQVDKWMLPSGRSVIVLAEGRLVNLGCATGHPSFVMSNSFSNQTMAQIKLAQEDLEKKVYTLPKELDEEVARLHLKNLSVTLTELTQEQADYIGVPVNGPFKPDHYRY is encoded by the coding sequence ATGAGTCAGAAGGAAGATAACGAATGTATAAGTTTGGACTTGTCCTTGCCGTATAAGGTCAAGGACATTGGTCTGGCCGAAGCCGGGCACAAAGACATGCAGCTGTCTGAAAAGGAGATGCCCGGGCTGATGGCAATCCGGGAAAAATACGGTCCTGAGAAACCGCTTAAGGGTTTAAAAATCATGGGCAGCCTGCATATGACCATTCAAACGGCCATGCTTATTGATACCCTGTATGAACTGGGTGCTGATCTGCGTTGGGCTACGTGCAATATTTTTTCTACCCAGGACCATGCTGCCGCCGCTATTGCCGATAAGGGAACCGCTGCCGTATTTGCATGGAAGGGCGAAACCCTTGAAGAATTCTGGTGGTGTACGGAACAGGCGCTTACCTGGCCGGATGGATCCGGCCCGGATCTGATCGTGGACGACGGCGGCGATGCTACTTTGTTTGTTCACCAGGGGGTTAAGGCTGAGACTGATCCGTCTATCTTTGATAATGAAGTTGGCAGCCTGGACGAGCGTTGCCTCATGGACCGGCTGCAGGTTAGTTATAATCAGGATAAACAGCGCTGGACAAATATTGCCAAAAAGATCCGCGGCGTCTCCGAAGAGACTACCACCGGCGTTCACCGGTTATACCACCTTGCTTCTGCCGGTGAACTGTTGTTTCCGGCGATCAATGTCAATGATTCAGTGACCAAATCCAAGTTTGACAACCTTTACGGCTGCCGGGAATCATTGGCTGACGGCATTAAACGGGCTACAGACGTGATGCTCGCAGGCAAAACCGTGGTTGTTGCCGGGTACGGTGATGTAGGTAAAGGGTGTGCCGATTCCATGAAAGGCTACGGCGCCATCGTACTGATTACCGAAATTGATCCCATCTGCGCACTTCAAGCTGCCATGGAGGGCTTCGAGGTGGTCACCATGGACGAGGCGGTGAAACGGGGCGATATTTTTGTTACAGCCACAGGCAATTATCATGTCATCACCGGTGAACATATTGCACAGATGAAAGATGAGTCCATAATCTGCAACATCGGGCACTTTGACAGCGAGATCGAAATGAGTTTTCTGGACAACCATCCAAATGCTGAAAAGATTACGATCAAGCCCCAGGTGGACAAGTGGATGCTGCCTTCGGGCCGTTCGGTCATTGTTCTGGCCGAAGGGCGTCTGGTCAATCTTGGTTGTGCCACAGGGCATCCCAGTTTTGTCATGAGCAACAGTTTTTCCAACCAGACCATGGCCCAGATCAAACTGGCCCAGGAAGATCTGGAGAAAAAAGTATATACCCTGCCCAAGGAACTGGATGAGGAAGTGGCAAGACTGCATCTGAAAAATCTGTCGGTTACCCTGACAGAACTGACCCAGGAACAGGCCGATTATATTGGTGTGCCGGTTAATGGGCCTTTCAAGCCGGATCATTACCGGTACTAA